In Pseudoalteromonas sp. NC201, a single window of DNA contains:
- the nagA gene encoding N-acetylglucosamine-6-phosphate deacetylase, protein MLEQLRYIRPRRIYTPTSVFEAHVAVIKGERFHAIIPAAEAPDNTECYSNLDMWPGLIDLHIHGREGCDVIDGKLSSIETISTSLLKHGVTGFLATTVTTTWPQTIAAMKVIGAAYKQKMPGAQVLGGYSEGLFFSEKHKGAHNEAFFKPLDEALIDEMISAADGALKAVALAPEKANGVKMTQYLSKHGVRVMLGHCDADFAQTNAALAHGACGGAHVFNGMRGIHHREPGCAGALLLDSQALVEVIADGIHLHPAILQLIYRLKGQHKVALISDCINAGGLKDGEYQLGEMPVVVKDGVAKTHSGSLAGSTLTLEKAVKNLAELANIPLLEAINMASLVPATYLNMDNELGSIEVGKIAHFSLLDDAFQVQHANLFGKQIF, encoded by the coding sequence ATGCTTGAACAGCTTCGTTATATTCGGCCCCGTCGTATCTATACCCCTACCAGCGTCTTTGAAGCGCACGTTGCGGTAATAAAAGGTGAGCGTTTTCACGCGATTATTCCAGCGGCGGAAGCGCCTGATAATACCGAATGTTATTCTAATTTAGATATGTGGCCTGGGTTAATTGATTTGCATATTCATGGCCGAGAGGGGTGCGATGTTATTGATGGCAAACTCTCCAGTATAGAAACTATTAGCACCTCGTTGCTCAAACATGGCGTCACTGGCTTTTTGGCTACCACGGTGACGACTACGTGGCCACAAACTATTGCCGCGATGAAGGTTATTGGAGCCGCCTATAAGCAAAAGATGCCAGGTGCTCAGGTGCTAGGCGGGTATAGTGAGGGCTTGTTTTTTAGCGAGAAACACAAAGGTGCCCATAACGAAGCTTTCTTTAAGCCGCTAGATGAAGCCTTAATTGATGAAATGATTAGCGCGGCTGATGGTGCGCTTAAAGCAGTGGCGCTTGCGCCAGAAAAGGCTAATGGCGTAAAGATGACACAGTACCTAAGTAAACATGGGGTGCGAGTGATGCTAGGTCATTGTGATGCGGATTTTGCGCAAACCAATGCCGCTTTGGCACATGGTGCCTGCGGCGGGGCCCACGTGTTTAACGGCATGCGCGGCATTCATCACCGTGAACCGGGCTGTGCTGGTGCGTTGTTACTTGATAGCCAAGCCTTGGTGGAAGTGATTGCCGACGGTATTCATTTGCACCCTGCGATTTTACAGTTGATCTACCGCCTAAAAGGTCAGCATAAGGTGGCCTTGATCAGTGATTGTATTAATGCTGGTGGCCTTAAAGATGGTGAATATCAATTGGGTGAAATGCCAGTTGTGGTCAAGGATGGCGTGGCGAAAACTCACAGCGGCAGTTTGGCCGGCAGTACACTAACACTTGAAAAAGCAGTGAAGAATTTAGCAGAATTGGCCAATATTCCGCTTCTAGAAGCCATCAATATGGCAAGTTTAGTACCCGCAACTTATTTAAATATGGACAATGAACTTGGTAGCATTGAAGTGGGTAAAATAGCGCATTTTTCTTTGCTAGATGATGCCTTCCAAGTCCAGCATGCCAACTTGTTCGGAAAGCAGATATTTTAA
- a CDS encoding ROK family protein, producing the protein MIYGVDVGGSKIEIAVFDEKLQRLESWRVATPKHSYEAFLAQIVTLVQQADDKYGCKGQVGIGMPGIVNAQQRVLSANVPCANGKEVKADLVAKLERPIAVENDCRCFALSEASLGAGKQYQKVFGAIIGTGAGGGFCIDGALYKSAQGIAGEYGHHPLSAVLQQKYHLPILACGCGLQGCLERYVAGPGLAGLYQHFTTRKRSSEQVITAMRAGESEAIHAFNCYMDLLGSAFANLIKAYDPEVIVLGGGMSLIDELVEALPKAIEPHVFSAVSVPDIVRAKHGDASGALGAALLGSKVHA; encoded by the coding sequence ATGATTTATGGAGTGGATGTTGGCGGGAGCAAAATTGAAATTGCGGTGTTTGATGAAAAGCTACAACGCTTAGAGTCTTGGCGTGTGGCGACACCAAAGCACAGTTATGAGGCGTTTTTGGCGCAAATCGTCACTTTGGTGCAGCAAGCCGATGACAAATATGGTTGTAAAGGACAGGTTGGTATTGGTATGCCGGGGATAGTAAATGCGCAGCAGCGCGTGCTATCAGCAAATGTCCCTTGCGCCAATGGTAAAGAAGTTAAGGCTGATCTCGTTGCAAAACTGGAACGGCCCATCGCGGTTGAAAATGACTGCCGTTGCTTTGCGTTATCAGAGGCCAGTCTTGGAGCCGGTAAGCAATATCAAAAGGTCTTTGGGGCAATAATAGGCACCGGTGCTGGAGGCGGGTTTTGCATTGATGGTGCGTTGTATAAAAGTGCCCAAGGGATCGCCGGTGAATATGGCCACCATCCGCTTTCTGCGGTGTTACAGCAAAAATATCACCTGCCTATTTTAGCGTGTGGCTGTGGGTTGCAAGGGTGTTTAGAGCGCTATGTCGCAGGACCAGGGCTTGCCGGTTTGTATCAACATTTCACTACGCGGAAGCGTTCCTCAGAACAAGTTATCACAGCGATGCGGGCTGGAGAAAGTGAAGCAATCCATGCGTTTAATTGCTATATGGATCTGTTGGGCTCGGCGTTTGCAAATTTAATCAAAGCATATGACCCTGAAGTTATCGTGCTTGGCGGTGGCATGTCGCTTATCGATGAACTTGTAGAGGCGCTCCCAAAAGCCATCGAACCTCATGTATTTTCAGCGGTGTCAGTACCAGATATTGTTAGAGCCAAGCATGGTGATGCAAGTGGTGCATTAGGCGCGGCCCTATTAGGGAGCAAAGTGCATGCTTGA